In one Gracilinanus agilis isolate LMUSP501 chromosome 6, AgileGrace, whole genome shotgun sequence genomic region, the following are encoded:
- the LOC123252659 gene encoding olfactory receptor 1094-like, which produces MPNDTEVTMFVLMGFTDRLELQVILFLLFLAIYLFTLVGNLGLVVLVVVDSRLHTPMYHFLSVLSFLDACYSSVVTPKMLVNFLAESKAISFSGCVVQMLLFVTFGTTECFLLAAMAYDRYIAICNPLLYTAIMSPQIYVPLIIGSYVGGISHAIIHTVATFRLPFCASNEIRHIFCDIPPLLAISCSDTHVNELLLFTFVSSIEIFTILIVLVSYGFILAAILRIHSAEGRRKVFSTCGSHLTGVSIYHGTILFMYLRPTASYSLSHDMVVSVFYTIVIPMLNPIIYSLRNKDVKEAMKKVWGRASFSF; this is translated from the coding sequence ATGCCTAATGACACTGAGGTTACCATGTTTGTTTTAATGGGCTTTACCGACCGCCTAGAGCTACAAGTCATcctcttcttgctgttccttgcaaTTTATCTCTTTACTCTAGTGGGAAATCTAGGATTAGTTGTGTTAGTTGTGGTTGATTCCCGACTCCATACCCCTATGTATCATTTCCTTAGTGTCTTATCTTTCTTGGATGCTTGCTATTCATCGGTTGTCACTCCTAAGATGCTGGTCAATTTCCTGGCAGAGAGTaaggccatttccttctctggttgtGTTGTCCAGATGCTTCTGTTTGTTACTTTTGGGACCACTGAATGTTTCCTTTTGGCTGCTATGGCATATGACCGCTATATTGCAATCTGTAATCCTCTGCTTTACACAGCCATCATGTCTCCACAAATCTATGTGCCTCTCATCATTGGTTCATATGTGGGAGGTATCTCACATGCCATTATACACACTGTGGCTACATTTCGTTTACCCTTTTGTGCATCCAATGAAATCAGGCACATCTTCTGTGATATCCCTCCTCTCTTGGCCATCTCTTGTTCTGATACTCATGTCAACGAACTACTACTTTTCACTTTCGTGAGCTCAATTGAGATTTTTACCATCCTGATTGTACTGGTTTCCTATGGCTTCATCTTGGCTGCCATTCTGAGGATCCACTCAgctgaagggagaaggaaagtctTCTCCACTTGTGGTTCCCATCTGACAGGGGTATCCATCTACCATGGCACCATCCTCTTCATGTATCTGAGGCCTACTGCCAGCTATTCGCTCAGCCATGACATGGTGGTATCTGTATTTTATACCATAGTAATTCCCATGTTAAACCCCATCATCTATAGCCTGAGGAACAAAGATGTGAAGGAAGCAATGAAAAAAGTTTGGGGGAGagcatctttttcattttaa
- the LOC123251743 gene encoding olfactory receptor 5M3-like codes for MLNFTDVTEFILLGLTNRWELQVLFFIVFLVIYIITLIGNIGMIILIRISPQLSSPMYFFLSHLSFADVWFSSNVTPKMLENLLSETKTISYAGCLVQCFFFIFLVHVEVFILAVMAFDRYMAIGNPLLYGSKMSRNVCMGLISFPYLYGFFISLISTLWTYGLYFCGNIEINHFYCADPPLIKMACAGTHIKEYTMRTLAGLNFSYSLSVIFVSYIFILIAIIRMRSAEGRRKAFSTCGSHLTAVIIFYGTLFFMYLRTPTEESVEQGKMVAVFYTTVIPMLNPMIYSLRNKDVKEAMGKAISRICQTK; via the coding sequence ATGCTCAATTTCACTGATGTGACCGAATTCATTCTTTTGGGATTGACCAATCGTTGGGAATTACAGGTGCtcttcttcattgtttttttagTCATCTACATTATTACCCTTATTGGTAACATAGGCATGATTATATTAATCAGAATCAGTCCCCAGCTCAGTAGCCCCATGTATTTTTTCCTTAGCCACCTTTCTTTTGCAGATGTGTGGTTCTCCTCCAATGTCACTccaaaaatgttggaaaatttgTTATCTGAGACTAAAACAATTTCCTATGCAGGTTGCCTAGTTCaatgttttttcttcatcttcttggtTCATGTGGAAGTGTTCATCCTGGCAGTGATGGCTTTTGATCGTTATATGGCAATTGGAAATCCATTGCTCTATGGAAGCAAGATGTCAAGAAATGTTTGTATGGGACTTATCTCTTTTCCTTACCTCTATGGTTTCTTTATTAGTCTGATCTCTACTCTGTGGACCTATGGCTTATACTTCTGTGGAAACATTGAGATCAACCACTTCTACTGTGCTGATCCACCACTCATCAAAATGGCCTGCGCTGGGACTCACATTAAAGAATACACCATGCGTACACTTGCTGGCCTTAACTTCTCATACTCTCTGTCTGTCATTTTTGTCTCATATATATTCATTCTTATAGCCATCATTCGGATGCGATCAGCAGAAGGGAGGCGGAAAGCTTTCTCCACCTGTGGGTCTCATTTGACTGCTGTAATAATTTTTTATGGTACTCTGTTCTTCATGTATCTCCGGACACCCACAGAGGAGTCAGTAGAGCAAGGGAAAATGGTGGCTGTCTTCTATACTACTGTTATCCCCATGTTGAACCCAATGATCTATAGCCTTAGAAATAAAGATGTGAAAGAAGCCATGGGCAAAGCTATTAGCAGAATATGTCAAACAAAGTGA
- the LOC123252660 gene encoding olfactory receptor 5M3: protein MISHKKMLNFTDVTEFILLGLTSHKELQVVFFVIFLMVYIITIVGNIGMIILIKFSPQLSSPMYFFLSHLSFVDVWFSTNVTPKMLENLISETKTISYANCLVQCFFFIALVHVEIFILAVMAFDRYMAIGNPLLYGSKMSRTVCLRLISFPYIYGFLTSLAATLWTYGLYFCGNVEINHFYCADPPLIKMACAGTYVKEYTMIILAGINFTYSLSVVIISYLFILIAILRMRSAEGRRKAFSTCGSHLTAVVIFYGTLIFMYLRRPTEESVEQGKMVAVFYTTVIPMLNPMIYSLRNKDVKEAMIRLIGKTCSIK from the exons ATGATCAGTCACAAA AAAATGCTCAATTTCACTGATGTGACAGAATTTATTCTTCTTGGACTAACAAGTCACAAGGAATTACAAGTTGTCTTCTTTGTCATCTTTCTAATGGTCTATATAATCACCATTGTTGGAAATATTGGCATGATTATACTAATCAAATTCAGTCCCCAGCTCAGCAGTCCCATGTACTTTTTTCTCAGTCACCTGTCTTTTGTGGATGTGTGGTTCTCCACCAATGTTACCCCCAAAATGCtggaaaatttgatatcagaGACTAAAACTATTTCCTATGCCAATTGTTTAGTTCAGTGCTTTTTCTTCATTGCCCTTGTCCatgtagaaatatttattttggctGTGATGGCTTTTGATCGCTACATGGCAATTGGTAACCCTTTGCTTTATGGCAGTAAGATGTCAAGAACTGTCTGCCTTCGACTGATCTCTTTCCCATATATATATGGTTTCCTCACTAGTTTGGCAGCAACACTGTGGACTTATGGGTTGTATTTCTGTGGCAATGTTGAAATCAACCACTTCTATTGTGCTGACCCTCCACTTATCAAAATGGCTTGTGCTGGAACATATGTAAAGGAGTATACAATGATCATTCTCGCTGGTATAAATTTCACATACTCCTTATCTGTTGTAATTATTTCTTACCTGTTTATTCTCATTGCTATCCTTAGAATGCGTTCtgcagaaggaagaaggaaagcgTTCTCTACTTGTGGATCCCATCTGACAGCAGTAGTTATATTTTATGGGACACTCATCTTCATGTATCTCAGGCGTCCCACTGAGGAGTCAGTAGAGCAGGGGAAAATGGTGGCTGTATTCTATACCACAGTAATTCCCATGCTGAATCCCATGATCTATAGCCTGAGAAACAAAGATGTGAAAGAAGCCATGATAAGATTGATTGGCAAAACATGttcaatcaaataa